In the genome of Mucilaginibacter terrenus, one region contains:
- a CDS encoding DUF2683 family protein — protein sequence METLSVHPKNKKQLDAIVAVLNALDVAFEKEGDSPYDAKFVAKIKKSRAEVVGGKTTAVKPSDIWNLD from the coding sequence ATGGAAACATTAAGTGTACATCCTAAAAATAAAAAACAGTTGGATGCTATTGTAGCGGTTTTAAATGCTTTAGATGTAGCTTTTGAAAAAGAGGGAGATAGCCCCTACGATGCAAAGTTCGTAGCAAAAATAAAAAAAAGTAGAGCTGAGGTTGTAGGAGGTAAAACAACTGCTGTGAAGCCTTCAGATATATGGAACTTAGACTAA
- a CDS encoding N-acetylglucosamine kinase: protein MILVADSGSSKTDWLLSVPDGPPKAFRSVGLNPYFLTEKEITKVLQDQIPDLIALASQVEEIYFFGAGCSSPDRHEIISNALSAYFTQSYISVDSDLLASAFATCGHEKGFCCILGTGSNISFFDGEDIHDGKHGLGYVLGDEGAGTMIGKTLVTDFLYGNMPGDIHTLFNNEYHLDKEVVIKNVYQKPAANSWLASFSKFMYGIRQTQYAQDLLRTIFQDFVDSNIKSYSQYNKFKCHFVGSIAFVFADELKQVCDENGVHVGKIIRQPINDLLEFMLKRNS from the coding sequence ATGATTTTAGTTGCAGACAGTGGATCTTCCAAAACAGACTGGCTGCTTTCTGTTCCTGACGGGCCGCCAAAAGCATTCAGATCTGTAGGATTAAACCCCTATTTCCTCACCGAAAAAGAGATCACCAAAGTTTTACAAGATCAAATCCCGGACCTTATCGCGTTAGCGTCACAAGTGGAAGAGATATACTTTTTTGGGGCAGGTTGCTCCAGTCCCGACAGACACGAGATCATCTCCAACGCGTTGAGTGCCTATTTCACCCAGTCTTACATTAGTGTGGATAGTGACCTCCTTGCGTCTGCTTTTGCCACCTGCGGGCACGAGAAAGGCTTTTGCTGCATTTTAGGTACAGGGTCTAATATATCGTTCTTCGATGGTGAAGACATTCACGATGGTAAACATGGCCTTGGCTATGTACTTGGCGATGAAGGTGCTGGTACAATGATTGGCAAAACCCTTGTTACTGATTTTCTTTATGGCAACATGCCAGGCGATATTCATACCCTATTTAACAACGAATATCATTTAGATAAGGAGGTTGTGATAAAGAACGTTTACCAGAAGCCGGCGGCAAATTCCTGGTTAGCATCTTTTTCAAAGTTCATGTATGGTATCAGGCAAACTCAATACGCACAAGACTTGCTCAGGACTATATTTCAGGACTTTGTTGATAGTAATATTAAGTCTTACTCCCAGTACAACAAGTTTAAATGCCACTTTGTAGGGTCTATAGCTTTTGTATTTGCTGATGAGTTAAAGCAGGTGTGTGATGAGAATGGCGTCCACGTAGGTAAGATCATCCGCCAGCCTATAAATGATCTGCTGGAGTTTATGCTGAAGAGGAATAGCTGA
- the rsmI gene encoding 16S rRNA (cytidine(1402)-2'-O)-methyltransferase yields MSGKLFLVPTPIGNLEDMTFRAIRVLKEADLILAEDTRTSAPMLKHFGIQQKVFSHHQHNEHQSSGQVVKFLLEGQKVALISDAGTPAISDPGFYLVREALKYDIPVECLPGATAFVPALVNSGFPTDKFCFEGFLPLKKGRQTRYKFLAEEERTIILYESPHRLLKTLEEMITWFGPERQISVSRELTKMFEETVRGTVTEVKTYFETHPLKGEFVMCVAGAPEKPAKKKYKDED; encoded by the coding sequence ATGAGCGGTAAACTCTTTTTAGTACCCACCCCAATAGGTAACCTCGAGGATATGACCTTTCGCGCCATTCGCGTGCTTAAGGAAGCCGACCTAATATTGGCTGAGGACACCCGTACATCCGCGCCGATGCTGAAGCATTTTGGTATACAGCAGAAGGTCTTCTCGCACCATCAGCATAACGAACACCAATCATCGGGGCAAGTCGTAAAGTTCTTGCTTGAAGGTCAGAAAGTAGCATTGATATCCGACGCAGGCACACCCGCTATCTCCGACCCCGGCTTTTACCTTGTCCGCGAAGCATTAAAGTATGATATTCCGGTGGAGTGTTTGCCCGGTGCCACCGCCTTTGTGCCGGCTTTGGTGAACTCCGGCTTTCCGACAGATAAATTTTGTTTTGAAGGATTTCTCCCGTTGAAAAAGGGGCGGCAAACACGCTACAAATTTCTTGCTGAAGAAGAGCGCACCATCATACTTTATGAATCGCCTCACCGTTTATTGAAAACGTTGGAAGAGATGATTACATGGTTCGGCCCGGAAAGACAAATCTCTGTATCTCGCGAGCTTACCAAGATGTTTGAAGAAACGGTTCGCGGCACGGTGACCGAAGTAAAAACGTATTTCGAAACACACCCGCTAAAGGGAGAGTTTGTAATGTGTGTGGCAGGTGCACCGGAAAAGCCCGCTAAAAAAAAGTACAAAGACGAAGACTAA
- a CDS encoding DUF4834 family protein encodes MLLIRFLIISICVLYILRSLARIFIPMLFQSVVNKAQEQARGQQNYQQYKRPEGKVQIDHIPEGVNKGKVPDNEGEFVDYEEIK; translated from the coding sequence ATGCTTCTCATCAGGTTCTTAATTATTTCAATTTGTGTGCTGTACATCCTGCGCAGCCTTGCCCGTATATTTATCCCTATGCTTTTCCAAAGCGTAGTGAACAAGGCTCAGGAGCAAGCGCGCGGTCAGCAAAATTATCAGCAGTACAAACGCCCCGAAGGCAAGGTGCAAATAGACCATATACCCGAGGGTGTAAATAAAGGCAAGGTGCCCGATAACGAAGGTGAGTTTGTAGATTACGAGGAAATAAAATAA
- a CDS encoding YfhO family protein encodes MNNWFKRNGIHLAVTGIFLAICFFFLTPAFQGKTLGQSDVLGAQSTQKEINDYRAKDTTILWTNQIFGGMPTFQIWAPYPNNITTHVVSAVKATFPNPVDTVLILLLGTYFLFNVLKMNPWLAAAGAVAFTFSSYNMILLVAGHSNQAFAIALFAPLLASILLTLRGNYITGAALTAFFLAMEIRSNHVQMTYYLMLAIFILIGIELYHAVKAKTTAPFFKAIGLLAISTILAVSVNASLLWSTADYGTETIRGKSNLKASDKEPNEGLDRDYAYQYSQGVAESVTFLVPNAAGGGSGTETLDSNSEVVKVFTDKSAPVEQAVNIAGQISNFPGMSMYWGPKRPSTFGPYYFGAVICFLFVLGLIVVRSRLKWWLLATVVLTMLLSFGGNFPFLSDIFFNYVPLYNKFRAVESILAVTGLCFPILALLAVKEFIDNPDKADLFKKLKIALYIVGGLTLILVAVPTVLLSFRAFDQVDGVNALTQAMKGDSATANAFSNALVKDRTNLERADAIRSLVLILITFGLLWAFVKQKINATVMSVAFLVVILVDLWQVDKRYLKDASFQDKVEAAQAVQPREVDNFIMKDTDPDFRVYDNSAAMKYDLFNPFFHKSVSGYSAARLKRYEELIDNQFTKSINQDVLDMLNTKYIITTDPKTGTASMQANSTACGHAWFVKSVKYVESADEEMKAISSFAPKDEAMIDKQYKSVVEAKPLSADPNATIKLVSYNPQHLVYQTSSAANQVAVFSEIYYSKGWKMFIDGVEQPYYRADYLLRAATIPVGNHKVVFDFHPASYYTGEGISMAGSILMVLALGGAAFTELRKKKTPEVMKA; translated from the coding sequence ATGAATAACTGGTTCAAACGTAATGGCATACATTTGGCTGTTACCGGCATTTTCCTGGCAATTTGCTTCTTCTTTCTTACACCCGCATTCCAGGGCAAAACATTAGGACAAAGCGATGTGCTTGGTGCACAATCTACCCAAAAAGAAATTAACGATTACCGTGCAAAGGATACCACCATATTGTGGACTAACCAGATCTTTGGTGGTATGCCCACCTTCCAGATATGGGCACCATACCCCAATAATATTACCACCCATGTAGTAAGTGCTGTAAAAGCAACCTTCCCTAACCCGGTTGATACTGTACTTATTTTGCTGCTGGGCACCTACTTTTTATTTAACGTACTGAAAATGAACCCCTGGCTGGCTGCTGCGGGAGCTGTGGCATTCACCTTCTCGTCGTACAATATGATATTGCTGGTGGCGGGGCACTCCAATCAAGCCTTTGCCATAGCGCTGTTTGCACCTTTACTGGCAAGCATCCTGTTAACGTTGAGGGGTAACTACATTACAGGCGCTGCCTTAACGGCATTCTTCCTGGCTATGGAGATACGTTCTAACCACGTGCAGATGACGTATTATCTAATGCTGGCTATCTTTATTTTGATAGGCATCGAGCTTTACCATGCGGTGAAGGCAAAAACTACAGCACCGTTCTTTAAGGCGATCGGTTTGCTGGCCATATCTACAATCTTAGCCGTGTCAGTAAATGCTTCGTTATTATGGAGCACTGCCGATTACGGTACGGAAACCATCCGCGGTAAATCTAACCTGAAGGCAAGTGATAAAGAGCCAAATGAAGGCTTGGACAGGGACTACGCTTATCAGTATAGCCAGGGCGTTGCCGAGTCGGTTACGTTTTTGGTACCGAATGCCGCAGGCGGTGGTTCAGGTACAGAAACCCTGGATTCTAACTCCGAAGTAGTTAAAGTATTTACAGATAAGAGTGCACCTGTAGAGCAAGCCGTTAACATTGCCGGGCAAATATCCAACTTCCCGGGTATGTCTATGTACTGGGGTCCAAAACGCCCTTCTACGTTTGGGCCGTATTATTTTGGGGCGGTTATCTGCTTCTTATTCGTGCTGGGGCTTATTGTGGTGCGCAGCCGCTTAAAGTGGTGGTTGCTGGCTACGGTTGTACTCACCATGCTGCTTTCATTTGGGGGCAACTTCCCGTTCCTTTCAGATATTTTCTTTAACTACGTACCGCTATATAACAAGTTCCGCGCGGTAGAATCCATCCTCGCGGTTACCGGGCTTTGTTTCCCAATACTCGCGCTGTTGGCAGTTAAAGAATTTATTGACAATCCGGACAAAGCCGACCTGTTTAAAAAACTTAAGATCGCCCTGTACATTGTTGGTGGCCTAACCTTAATATTAGTAGCTGTACCTACAGTTTTGCTCAGTTTTAGAGCATTTGACCAGGTAGATGGTGTAAATGCTTTGACGCAGGCTATGAAAGGCGATAGTGCTACCGCAAACGCTTTCTCCAACGCGCTGGTTAAAGACCGCACGAACCTGGAACGAGCCGATGCAATACGTTCCCTTGTGTTAATATTAATTACTTTTGGCTTGCTTTGGGCATTTGTAAAGCAAAAGATAAACGCCACTGTAATGTCGGTAGCGTTCCTGGTAGTGATATTGGTTGACCTATGGCAGGTAGACAAGCGTTACCTTAAGGACGCTAGTTTCCAGGACAAGGTAGAAGCAGCGCAGGCTGTACAACCACGCGAGGTAGACAACTTTATAATGAAGGATACCGATCCGGATTTCCGCGTGTATGACAACAGCGCAGCCATGAAATATGACCTGTTCAATCCCTTCTTCCACAAAAGCGTAAGCGGCTACTCAGCAGCAAGGCTTAAACGGTACGAAGAGTTGATTGACAACCAGTTCACCAAAAGCATAAACCAGGATGTACTGGATATGCTGAACACTAAATACATCATCACTACCGACCCTAAGACAGGCACGGCCAGCATGCAGGCAAATTCAACCGCTTGCGGGCACGCGTGGTTTGTTAAAAGTGTAAAATATGTAGAAAGCGCCGACGAGGAAATGAAAGCGATAAGCAGCTTTGCACCTAAAGACGAGGCGATGATAGACAAGCAATATAAAAGCGTTGTAGAGGCTAAGCCACTATCTGCTGACCCCAACGCTACCATCAAACTGGTAAGCTACAACCCGCAGCATTTGGTTTATCAAACCAGTTCAGCGGCCAACCAGGTAGCAGTTTTTTCAGAGATATACTACAGCAAAGGCTGGAAGATGTTTATAGATGGTGTTGAGCAGCCTTACTACCGGGCAGATTACCTGCTGCGTGCGGCAACCATCCCGGTAGGTAACCATAAAGTAGTGTTTGATTTCCACCCCGCATCTTACTACACCGGCGAAGGTATCTCAATGGCAGGCTCTATCCTGATGGTGCTGGCCCTTGGCGGTGCAGCATTCACCGAATTACGCAAAAAGAAAACCCCGGAAGTTATGAAAGCTTAA
- a CDS encoding DUF1572 family protein, which produces MDGYLQSVRKQFEYYKSVGERTMDQLTDNELFWKYNEDSNSIATIVKHLWGNMLSRWTDFLTTDGEKPWREREAEFDNDIKDRAELLIKWNEGWQCLFNALDTINQDNWQTDVYIRNERHTITDAINRQLAHYPYHVGQIVFIAKMLKAEAWTSLTIPRGNTDEFNKEKFGSTDNKEV; this is translated from the coding sequence ATGGATGGCTACCTGCAAAGCGTACGTAAACAGTTTGAGTACTATAAATCTGTTGGTGAACGGACAATGGATCAGTTGACCGATAATGAGCTATTTTGGAAATACAATGAAGATAGCAATAGCATTGCAACGATTGTAAAACACCTTTGGGGAAATATGCTGTCTCGGTGGACAGATTTTTTAACTACTGATGGTGAAAAACCATGGCGGGAACGTGAGGCAGAGTTTGACAACGACATAAAAGACAGAGCCGAACTACTAATTAAATGGAACGAAGGCTGGCAATGCTTGTTTAATGCACTGGATACCATCAACCAAGATAATTGGCAAACTGATGTTTATATCAGAAACGAAAGACACACCATAACAGACGCTATCAACCGTCAACTGGCCCATTATCCATACCATGTTGGTCAGATTGTTTTTATTGCTAAGATGCTGAAAGCAGAAGCGTGGACATCGCTTACAATCCCCCGTGGTAATACTGACGAATTCAACAAAGAGAAATTTGGCAGTACAGATAACAAAGAAGTTTAA
- a CDS encoding Uma2 family endonuclease — MQFSDLDLDKTYSYADYLHWTFEERLELIKGKIFKMTPAPASSHQRISWVISGELYNYLKGKSCQAYSAPFDVKLPRIEENAANKIYTVVQPDICVICDPTKVDSKGCTGAPDIVVEILSPGNNQKELRNKYEVYEESGVLEYWIVSPQDKTFFKYVMADGKFQPSKLMTIGDVITTPVLPGFELDLETVFAGINDDNL, encoded by the coding sequence ATGCAGTTCTCTGATCTTGATCTTGATAAAACGTACAGCTACGCCGATTACCTTCATTGGACCTTTGAAGAGCGGCTGGAACTTATTAAAGGTAAGATATTTAAGATGACGCCTGCGCCAGCGTCATCACATCAGCGAATATCATGGGTGATTTCTGGTGAGCTTTACAATTATTTGAAAGGTAAATCTTGCCAGGCGTATTCTGCTCCTTTTGATGTTAAGCTTCCGCGGATTGAAGAGAACGCTGCTAATAAAATATACACAGTAGTTCAACCCGACATTTGTGTGATATGCGATCCGACTAAAGTGGACTCCAAAGGCTGCACAGGTGCGCCGGACATTGTTGTGGAGATCCTTTCTCCCGGGAACAACCAAAAGGAATTACGCAACAAGTACGAAGTTTATGAAGAATCTGGCGTGCTGGAGTATTGGATTGTTTCACCTCAGGATAAAACCTTCTTTAAATATGTTATGGCTGACGGTAAATTCCAGCCGTCTAAGCTCATGACAATAGGTGATGTTATTACAACACCGGTACTACCAGGCTTTGAGCTAGACCTTGAAACGGTTTTTGCAGGCATAAACGACGATAATCTATAG
- a CDS encoding response regulator, whose amino-acid sequence MPIRYKTCLLVDDNYIDNFVTRKILESGNFAEEIIVQQSPQDALESLRDGSVKPDVIFLDIRMPTMSGFEFLEAYDAMNLDNSDKVKIFMLSSSLDPTDIANSGKSRHVARFIHKPLTYEVLEELNT is encoded by the coding sequence ATGCCGATCCGCTATAAAACTTGTCTGCTTGTTGACGATAATTATATCGACAACTTTGTTACGCGCAAAATTTTAGAAAGCGGCAACTTTGCAGAAGAGATTATTGTGCAGCAATCGCCTCAGGATGCCCTCGAATCATTAAGGGACGGCTCGGTGAAGCCTGATGTTATTTTTCTTGATATCAGGATGCCTACTATGAGTGGTTTCGAGTTTTTAGAAGCTTATGATGCCATGAATCTGGACAACAGTGACAAAGTGAAAATCTTCATGCTCTCTTCGTCCCTTGATCCTACTGATATTGCAAACTCCGGTAAAAGCAGGCATGTAGCACGATTTATTCATAAACCACTTACTTACGAAGTACTGGAAGAACTTAATACATGA
- a CDS encoding TolC family protein — protein sequence MNIRYITGLILGCFVFVNASAQDAPLLTLKDAIDTALRNNYNIKLSQNNATIAGNNVTLGNAGFLPLVTGDYATNYSRQTVKQTRSDGTVNNLRANNSNSNYGVNLNWTIFDGFAMFANYDQLKQLDQLGDIRLRDTIQSTVAGVINTYYNLISQNEQIKALRGAIEISRTQLRYSNDKFQVGRVSRLDVYNAQVNLNTDTAALISQLQSFRQTKVQMNQLLVRNLQTDFSVGDTIVVDRALVLGDIIAKAQTQNPAILSSQINKRLADINLRQVRSARFPVVGVTSGYTFGRSTTPAGFTLQQNTHGLNYGLTASINIFDGFNQWRRERNAKLQIDNAQLSYKRTMLDVEAQISNFYVAYLSGLDLIKVGQSNVELSRKNLQITLDKYRLGNITPLEVREAQRNYLDAQSTFFNAQYQAKMAEVTLKQITNSINIQ from the coding sequence ATGAACATCAGATATATTACCGGCTTAATTTTAGGATGCTTTGTATTTGTCAATGCATCTGCACAGGATGCCCCTTTACTTACATTAAAGGACGCTATAGATACTGCTTTAAGAAACAATTATAACATTAAGTTATCTCAAAACAACGCCACTATCGCGGGCAATAATGTTACGTTAGGCAATGCCGGTTTCTTGCCGCTGGTAACAGGCGATTATGCCACCAACTATAGCCGGCAAACCGTTAAGCAAACTCGTTCTGATGGTACGGTGAATAACCTGCGAGCTAATAACAGTAACAGCAACTATGGGGTGAACCTTAACTGGACCATTTTTGATGGGTTTGCCATGTTTGCCAATTACGACCAATTAAAACAACTGGATCAGCTTGGTGATATACGATTGCGCGACACCATACAAAGCACAGTAGCCGGCGTTATAAATACCTACTACAACCTTATTAGCCAGAACGAACAAATTAAAGCGTTGCGTGGGGCAATAGAAATCTCCCGTACGCAATTGCGGTACTCTAATGATAAGTTCCAGGTAGGACGTGTATCGCGACTTGACGTGTACAATGCCCAGGTAAACCTGAACACAGACACCGCCGCATTAATTTCACAGCTGCAGTCTTTCAGGCAAACTAAGGTGCAAATGAACCAGCTGCTGGTGCGCAACCTGCAAACTGATTTCTCTGTTGGTGATACCATAGTTGTAGACCGGGCGCTGGTATTGGGGGACATTATTGCGAAGGCACAAACACAAAACCCTGCTATCTTGTCCTCGCAAATAAATAAGCGCCTGGCAGATATTAATTTAAGACAAGTACGCTCTGCCCGTTTTCCGGTGGTTGGTGTAACGTCTGGTTACACATTCGGGCGAAGTACCACACCGGCAGGCTTTACCCTGCAACAAAATACTCATGGGTTAAACTACGGCCTAACTGCATCTATCAATATTTTCGACGGGTTTAACCAATGGCGTCGGGAACGTAATGCCAAGCTCCAGATAGACAATGCTCAGTTGAGTTACAAACGGACTATGCTGGATGTAGAAGCGCAGATAAGCAACTTTTATGTTGCTTATCTATCCGGATTGGACCTGATTAAGGTTGGCCAAAGTAATGTAGAGCTTTCGCGTAAAAACCTGCAAATAACACTGGATAAATACCGTTTAGGCAACATTACACCGTTGGAAGTACGGGAAGCGCAGCGTAACTATCTCGATGCTCAATCTACCTTCTTTAATGCCCAATATCAGGCGAAAATGGCGGAGGTTACCCTAAAGCAAATTACCAATAGCATAAATATTCAATAA
- the lnt gene encoding apolipoprotein N-acyltransferase: protein MKRNTILPVISGLLLWLAWPPTPYTTILLFIGLVPMLVVMEDIINSDVPKKGKQIFNKTFLGFFIWNVLCIYWVYNSLKIVGAIIAIPISLIPYALGPLLMSTACWLYYRLRLRTTRTIGLIGLVCFWIAYEYLHQSWDLNFPWMTLGNGFAVSHQWVQWYEFTGVYGGTIWVWAVNILVFLAYLKHKQSQQKQTWVKPAIAAALAFLLPQGISLYRYYSYEEQVNPSNVVVVQPNIDPYLKQDIPATKQIEELTHLSDSVAQPNTEFFIWPETAISEYIDEDRILNSNHYLQVRQFLNKYKNGNVITGGETYRVYDKLVNETASPMPNGGFWDNYSTAINIENSQKVQFYHKSRLVPGAESLPFQNALFFLKPVFAHLGGATGNYTMQAEPGVFYSQSGIGAAPVICYESIWGEWVAKSVKSGAQFIAIITNDGWWENTSGKDQHMDYAKLRAIETRRWVCRSANTGISAFINQRGDVVKHSSWWVRSALKQDINLNSDITFYVEYGDYLPKAGTFLALLGIAFVIMKGIFRKRIKI, encoded by the coding sequence ATGAAAAGAAATACTATCCTGCCAGTTATATCGGGTTTATTGCTTTGGCTCGCCTGGCCGCCAACTCCGTACACCACCATCCTGCTCTTTATTGGCCTTGTGCCAATGCTGGTGGTGATGGAAGATATTATCAACTCTGATGTCCCGAAAAAAGGAAAGCAGATTTTTAATAAGACTTTTTTAGGTTTCTTCATCTGGAATGTTCTGTGTATTTATTGGGTATACAACTCTTTAAAAATTGTTGGTGCTATTATCGCAATTCCAATCTCTCTTATTCCCTATGCACTCGGCCCTTTATTGATGTCAACCGCATGTTGGTTATATTACCGCCTACGGCTTAGAACAACCCGAACCATCGGCCTTATTGGGCTGGTATGTTTTTGGATAGCCTACGAATATCTACACCAAAGCTGGGATCTCAACTTTCCGTGGATGACACTAGGCAACGGCTTTGCCGTATCGCACCAATGGGTACAATGGTATGAGTTTACGGGTGTGTACGGCGGCACTATATGGGTGTGGGCGGTTAACATTCTGGTTTTTCTGGCTTATTTAAAACACAAGCAATCACAACAGAAACAAACCTGGGTGAAGCCGGCAATTGCAGCTGCGCTGGCTTTTTTATTGCCACAGGGTATATCATTGTATCGCTACTATAGTTACGAAGAACAGGTAAATCCATCTAACGTGGTTGTTGTGCAGCCTAATATAGACCCCTATTTAAAACAGGACATACCGGCAACAAAGCAGATAGAAGAGCTTACGCATTTAAGCGACTCCGTCGCACAGCCAAATACTGAATTTTTCATCTGGCCCGAAACTGCTATATCTGAATACATTGATGAGGACCGTATTCTCAACAGCAACCATTACCTACAGGTAAGACAATTCCTTAATAAGTATAAAAATGGGAACGTTATTACTGGCGGCGAGACCTATCGCGTATACGACAAGCTCGTTAACGAAACTGCGAGCCCCATGCCAAACGGTGGTTTTTGGGATAATTATAGTACAGCTATCAACATAGAAAACTCCCAAAAAGTACAATTTTATCATAAATCGAGGTTGGTGCCTGGCGCGGAGTCATTGCCTTTTCAAAACGCGTTATTTTTTCTTAAACCGGTATTTGCCCATTTGGGGGGCGCTACAGGCAATTATACTATGCAAGCTGAACCGGGTGTATTTTACTCTCAAAGCGGGATTGGCGCTGCGCCGGTAATATGTTATGAATCGATATGGGGCGAATGGGTTGCTAAGTCGGTTAAAAGCGGGGCGCAATTTATAGCTATTATCACTAACGACGGCTGGTGGGAGAACACATCCGGTAAAGACCAGCATATGGATTACGCGAAGCTCCGTGCCATTGAAACACGGCGCTGGGTGTGCCGGTCGGCTAATACCGGTATCTCAGCATTCATCAACCAGCGCGGAGATGTAGTAAAGCATAGCAGCTGGTGGGTAAGATCCGCTTTGAAGCAAGACATCAACCTAAATTCTGACATTACATTCTATGTGGAATATGGCGATTATTTGCCCAAGGCCGGTACATTTCTTGCCCTATTGGGTATAGCATTTGTTATAATGAAAGGCATTTTTAGAAAGAGAATCAAAATATAA
- the serS gene encoding serine--tRNA ligase codes for MLQVSYIRDNREQVLERLAVKNFKQLDLVDEVIALDEKRRSTQNQLDTVSSQANTAAKQIGELMRAGKKEEAEAIKANTGKWKEESKQLAEQLSAVEQELQDKLVLLPNLPHSSVPKGLTPEDNEVVLENGDKPQLPAGALPHWELAAKYNLIDFELGVKIAGAGFPVYKNKGAKLQRALINFFIDEAEKAGYSEVSVPLMVNEASGFGTSQLPDKEGQMYFVGLDNLYLIPTAEVPITNMYRDVILKGEELPLRNCGHTPCFRREAGSYGAHVRGLNRLHQFDKVEIVQVVHPDRSYETIEEMSAHVQGLLQKLGLPYRVLRLCGGDMGFGSALTYDMETWSAAQQRWLEVSSVSNFETFQANRLKLRFRNAEGKTQLAHTLNGSALALPRIVATLLENNQTENGIKIPEVLVPYTRFEFID; via the coding sequence ATGCTGCAAGTTAGTTATATCCGTGATAACAGGGAACAGGTTCTGGAACGTTTAGCTGTAAAAAATTTCAAACAGCTGGATCTGGTAGATGAAGTGATAGCGCTGGATGAGAAACGCCGGTCGACTCAAAACCAGCTGGACACTGTATCCTCACAGGCTAACACCGCCGCCAAGCAGATTGGCGAATTGATGCGCGCCGGCAAAAAAGAAGAAGCCGAAGCCATTAAAGCTAACACCGGTAAGTGGAAAGAAGAAAGCAAACAGCTGGCTGAGCAACTAAGTGCGGTAGAGCAGGAGTTACAGGATAAGTTGGTACTATTACCTAATCTTCCGCATTCATCTGTGCCGAAGGGCTTAACACCTGAGGATAACGAGGTAGTGCTGGAGAACGGTGACAAACCACAGCTACCCGCAGGTGCCCTACCGCATTGGGAACTCGCAGCTAAATACAACCTGATAGATTTTGAACTGGGCGTGAAAATCGCCGGTGCAGGTTTTCCTGTTTATAAGAACAAGGGTGCTAAGCTACAACGCGCGTTAATTAACTTTTTTATAGATGAGGCAGAAAAGGCTGGCTATAGTGAAGTGAGCGTGCCGTTGATGGTGAATGAAGCATCTGGTTTTGGTACCAGCCAACTGCCTGATAAAGAAGGACAGATGTACTTTGTAGGACTCGATAACTTATATCTGATACCAACTGCCGAGGTGCCTATTACCAACATGTACCGGGATGTAATCCTGAAAGGTGAGGAGTTGCCATTGAGGAACTGTGGCCACACGCCATGTTTCCGCAGGGAAGCTGGCTCTTATGGAGCGCATGTACGCGGGTTGAACAGGCTGCATCAGTTTGATAAAGTAGAAATTGTACAGGTAGTGCATCCGGACAGATCTTACGAGACTATTGAAGAAATGAGCGCGCATGTGCAGGGCCTGTTACAAAAGCTTGGCCTGCCTTACCGTGTGCTGCGCCTTTGCGGCGGCGATATGGGTTTTGGAAGCGCGCTTACTTACGATATGGAGACCTGGAGTGCGGCGCAGCAGCGCTGGCTTGAGGTTTCATCCGTGTCCAACTTTGAGACCTTCCAGGCGAACCGGTTAAAGCTGCGTTTCCGCAATGCTGAGGGTAAGACGCAACTAGCACACACCCTTAATGGAAGTGCCCTTGCTTTGCCCCGGATAGTAGCCACTTTACTGGAGAATAACCAGACCGAAAACGGCATTAAAATACCCGAGGTATTGGTGCCTTATACCCGTTTTGAGTTTATCGATTAA
- a CDS encoding Txe/YoeB family addiction module toxin — MELRLTETAKEDIRFFLKSGQKQVLKKIEHLLSEIEEHPFTGIGKPEALKYNLTGMWSRRIDREHRIIYEVVEDVIFIHSLKGHYNK; from the coding sequence ATGGAACTTAGACTAACCGAAACGGCTAAAGAAGACATCCGTTTTTTTCTGAAGTCCGGGCAAAAACAGGTTCTGAAGAAAATAGAACACCTCCTTTCAGAAATAGAAGAACATCCCTTTACCGGCATTGGCAAACCTGAAGCTCTTAAATATAATTTGACTGGTATGTGGTCCAGACGGATTGATCGTGAACACAGGATAATCTATGAGGTTGTTGAAGATGTTATCTTCATTCATTCCTTAAAGGGGCATTACAACAAATAG